In one Sphingobacterium daejeonense genomic region, the following are encoded:
- a CDS encoding ABC transporter permease, producing MIKNYIKITWRGFLNNQFFSLVNIIGLAVAIAAVTLITAFIQFETNYDRYFSNSDRVYRIVIEDKSTGDMEYFSHTYHNLSNYLEQEFPEIEYSTSFDSYITDINEISVNSKMLNVTSEIIDSNFFKVFNLKLLDGSIKDIKNPSEVVITESTAKKLFPNQSPINQTIKVFVYADSFTNKVVKAVIDDFPSQSHFSADMLIGEELKTNSIQSLDLDKRWDKLYILTKPNTNIKSLEEKLNNFLYKNGLQKTEKICLLNLQDIHLQGSKVEYLSNNPQEMKYIYMFGISAFLILLIACINYINLSIAKTLPKIKEIGVRKVFGAKNKDLNLQLFTEAILYFILALPIAAIIAYIVWPKFCLLLGMDTSLEILFNLKNLIVVVGLSLLCSLLAVFYPASIIHRSNVQELFKQKSQSIKISISPQKLLTVFQFGLAILLTVVSIVMFSQFQFMRNRDMGFDKDYLLIIPGISTNSKIFKEKLLNSPYIHQVGIASKFFSIGNFYGGSSSMQLPGDSTKEIAFNFFNTDWELAQTLNLKLIQGRYFKESDGIFLQALYKQNDEEKDRSFEKWQKIAKQTPIIITRSVAKKLNINNADTSFFTGALAGNVIGIVEDFQFTTFKEETANSVLRPYINQSGNAFIRISNNNIPASLAYIESTWKKMYPGKEFTYNFADEKIELMYQKEKQQAGLFFASSALSILLTAIGILSLVALMVKQRTKEIGIRKVLGASIISLINLINKDFIKLAIFGFVVATPLSYYLMYKWLEDYYIRIELKWWMFGIAALLVFMVMIISISIQSLKAANANPVDSLRDE from the coding sequence ATGATTAAGAATTATATTAAAATTACCTGGCGTGGATTTCTAAATAATCAGTTTTTTTCTTTGGTCAATATTATAGGATTGGCAGTGGCTATCGCAGCCGTAACATTGATAACTGCATTTATCCAATTTGAAACAAATTATGACCGATATTTCAGCAATTCTGACCGGGTCTATCGAATTGTGATAGAAGATAAAAGCACTGGAGATATGGAATATTTTTCACATACCTACCATAATTTATCGAATTATCTTGAACAGGAATTCCCAGAAATAGAATATTCCACCTCATTCGATAGTTATATAACTGATATAAACGAAATCAGTGTTAACTCAAAAATGCTGAATGTAACCAGTGAAATTATTGACAGCAACTTTTTTAAAGTTTTTAATCTTAAATTATTGGATGGCTCGATTAAGGATATTAAAAACCCTTCAGAAGTTGTTATTACAGAGAGTACCGCCAAGAAACTATTTCCAAACCAAAGTCCCATAAACCAGACAATAAAGGTTTTTGTTTATGCTGATAGTTTTACGAATAAAGTTGTCAAAGCTGTAATTGATGATTTTCCTTCACAAAGTCATTTTTCAGCTGACATGCTAATTGGAGAAGAATTAAAAACAAATAGCATACAATCACTTGACCTGGATAAACGTTGGGATAAACTTTATATTTTAACTAAACCAAACACAAACATTAAATCATTAGAGGAGAAATTAAATAATTTCTTATATAAGAATGGTTTACAAAAAACTGAAAAAATATGTTTGTTAAATCTTCAAGATATTCATCTACAAGGATCAAAAGTTGAATATTTAAGCAATAATCCACAGGAAATGAAATACATCTATATGTTTGGAATTTCAGCTTTTTTAATTCTTTTGATAGCCTGTATAAATTATATTAATCTAAGCATTGCGAAGACGTTACCTAAAATTAAGGAGATTGGGGTTAGAAAAGTATTTGGTGCAAAAAATAAGGATTTAAATTTACAGCTCTTTACGGAAGCAATACTATATTTCATCCTTGCGCTTCCAATCGCTGCTATCATAGCATACATCGTCTGGCCAAAATTCTGTTTGCTTTTAGGTATGGATACTAGTTTAGAAATCCTTTTTAATTTAAAAAATCTTATCGTAGTTGTTGGATTATCTCTGTTGTGTTCACTTTTAGCCGTATTTTACCCAGCAAGCATTATTCACAGAAGCAATGTACAGGAACTTTTTAAACAAAAATCCCAATCCATTAAAATATCAATATCACCTCAAAAACTATTGACCGTATTTCAATTTGGATTAGCCATTTTATTAACTGTCGTATCCATTGTGATGTTTTCCCAATTTCAATTTATGAGAAATAGGGACATGGGGTTTGATAAGGATTATCTTTTAATAATCCCTGGAATCAGTACTAATAGTAAAATTTTTAAGGAAAAACTTTTGAATAGCCCTTACATTCATCAAGTAGGGATTGCAAGTAAATTTTTTTCCATAGGTAATTTTTATGGTGGATCTTCGTCTATGCAACTACCTGGTGATAGCACAAAAGAAATCGCATTCAATTTCTTTAATACAGATTGGGAACTTGCCCAAACCCTGAATTTAAAATTAATTCAGGGACGCTATTTCAAGGAATCGGATGGAATTTTTCTTCAAGCATTATACAAACAAAATGACGAAGAGAAAGACCGATCTTTTGAAAAATGGCAGAAAATAGCTAAACAAACTCCCATTATCATTACTCGTTCGGTAGCTAAAAAATTAAACATCAATAATGCTGACACAAGCTTTTTTACTGGTGCTCTAGCAGGGAATGTCATCGGCATTGTTGAAGATTTTCAGTTTACAACATTTAAAGAGGAAACTGCAAATTCAGTTTTAAGACCTTATATCAATCAAAGTGGAAATGCATTCATTCGAATATCCAACAATAATATTCCAGCAAGCCTTGCCTATATCGAATCAACTTGGAAAAAAATGTATCCTGGCAAGGAGTTTACCTACAATTTTGCTGATGAAAAGATTGAACTGATGTACCAAAAGGAAAAGCAACAGGCAGGTTTATTCTTTGCTTCTTCCGCTCTTAGTATTCTTCTGACTGCAATCGGTATCCTAAGCTTGGTAGCTCTAATGGTAAAACAAAGAACTAAAGAAATTGGAATCCGAAAAGTTCTTGGTGCATCTATAATTTCCCTTATTAATTTAATAAATAAGGATTTTATCAAATTAGCAATCTTTGGATTCGTTGTCGCCACACCATTGAGCTATTATCTGATGTACAAATGGTTGGAAGATTATTACATCAGAATTGAGTTGAAATGGTGGATGTTCGGTATTGCTGCTCTTCTAGTATTTATGGTAATGATCATTTCCATCAGTATTCAGTCCCTAAAAGCCGCTAATGCAAATCCTGTGGACAGTTTGAGAGACGAATAA
- a CDS encoding ABC transporter permease — protein MNLKLALRNIRKNKGFSIINIASLSLGITCFLLLLAYVYHELNYDKYLPNSNRVSMVTSAVKSAEDKDFAYWAVTPTAIAPLFKKEFPEVENAARMYSYISSSLVQKGNESIKENGLKYVDEDFLNVLNFKVLKGNATSPLANPNDMVLTEKLAKKYFSEENPIGKTLVIDKTPWTVTAVIEDLPTHTEINFTGLLSNKGLERYHEPSWGSANDLTFILFKENANQEVLQTKVDSYFKEIFKNEAAAGITIKINLENIRTIHLHSKAAGSGNMTYIYIFGFLGIALLIISAVNFTNLSLSHATERAKEIGVRKVLVHIKKQCSINLLLKVD, from the coding sequence ATGAACTTAAAATTAGCGCTGAGAAACATCAGAAAAAATAAAGGTTTTTCAATAATCAATATTGCTAGTTTATCCTTGGGGATAACATGCTTTTTGTTGCTTTTGGCTTATGTTTATCACGAGTTGAACTATGATAAATACCTGCCCAATTCAAATCGAGTTTCCATGGTCACATCGGCGGTTAAATCTGCTGAAGATAAAGATTTTGCATATTGGGCCGTTACTCCTACTGCAATTGCACCATTATTTAAAAAAGAATTCCCTGAAGTGGAAAATGCTGCTCGGATGTATAGTTACATCAGTTCTTCATTAGTTCAAAAAGGAAACGAATCAATCAAGGAAAACGGACTGAAATATGTAGATGAAGACTTTCTAAATGTATTAAACTTCAAAGTACTAAAAGGAAATGCTACCTCTCCACTTGCAAATCCAAATGATATGGTGTTGACTGAAAAATTAGCAAAAAAATATTTTTCAGAAGAGAATCCAATTGGCAAGACACTTGTTATCGATAAAACGCCTTGGACGGTTACAGCAGTAATTGAAGACCTCCCCACCCATACAGAAATTAATTTTACTGGGTTATTATCTAATAAAGGTTTAGAAAGATATCATGAACCCTCATGGGGTTCAGCAAATGATCTAACATTTATACTTTTTAAAGAAAATGCGAACCAAGAGGTCTTGCAGACAAAAGTAGATAGTTATTTTAAGGAAATATTTAAAAATGAAGCTGCAGCAGGTATCACCATAAAAATTAATCTAGAAAACATTAGGACCATTCACTTACACTCAAAAGCTGCAGGGTCAGGCAATATGACCTACATTTATATTTTTGGATTTTTAGGAATTGCCTTATTGATAATTTCAGCAGTTAATTTCACTAATCTATCATTGTCACATGCGACCGAACGAGCAAAAGAAATTGGAGTAAGAAAAGTGTTGGTGCACATAAAAAAACAGTGTTCAATCAATTTATTATTGAAGGTGGATTAA
- a CDS encoding ABC transporter permease — translation MYFDISGDMYFDSIEADAFYTINGYGLNRSQILVLDGDLWNNVDRQTFKNQLVQLRSIKNVSASYDSPVNIQGGYSLQTSEGKQGSFTMDITALPIEKDFLTTFQIPILAGSTLNDNDIIKAQDTSANKSVAIIINKLAAEKIGWTPEEAIEKTVNINGRKGPVKAVVDNFNFASLREEVRPIALFPEYAYFGNLFIKLNAGVNPTNAIQDVESVFKKLKPNTSFNYHFLDDDYAKLYRQEQQTTKTMQLFAMVTILIACIGLFAISAYAAKQRVKEIGIRKVLGASVSKLVGLLTSDFIKLVIIAFIITVPLGFWAMDKWLDNFAYHIHLEWWIF, via the coding sequence TTGTATTTCGATATTTCTGGTGATATGTACTTTGATAGCATTGAGGCAGATGCATTTTATACAATCAATGGATACGGCCTCAATAGATCGCAAATTCTAGTATTAGATGGCGATTTATGGAATAATGTGGATCGCCAGACTTTCAAAAACCAACTTGTTCAATTGCGATCTATAAAGAATGTATCCGCTTCGTATGATTCACCTGTAAACATTCAAGGAGGCTACTCATTACAAACTTCTGAAGGTAAACAAGGAAGCTTTACTATGGATATTACAGCTCTCCCAATAGAAAAAGATTTCTTAACAACCTTTCAAATTCCTATCCTGGCTGGATCAACATTGAATGATAATGATATTATTAAAGCTCAGGACACCTCGGCAAATAAATCAGTAGCAATTATCATCAATAAACTTGCTGCTGAAAAAATTGGATGGACTCCTGAAGAAGCCATCGAAAAAACAGTCAATATCAATGGTAGAAAAGGACCTGTAAAAGCAGTGGTAGATAATTTTAATTTTGCCTCACTTCGTGAAGAAGTTCGCCCGATTGCACTTTTCCCCGAATACGCATACTTTGGAAATTTATTTATCAAACTGAATGCTGGAGTGAATCCAACAAATGCTATTCAGGATGTTGAATCCGTTTTCAAAAAATTAAAACCTAACACATCATTCAATTATCATTTCTTGGATGATGATTATGCAAAACTATATAGACAAGAACAACAGACAACGAAAACTATGCAGCTATTCGCGATGGTTACCATTTTAATTGCATGCATTGGATTGTTCGCTATTTCTGCCTATGCCGCAAAGCAAAGAGTGAAGGAAATTGGAATTCGAAAAGTATTGGGAGCTTCAGTTAGCAAATTGGTCGGATTACTGACCTCAGATTTCATCAAACTTGTGATCATAGCATTTATAATTACTGTACCTCTAGGCTTTTGGGCAATGGATAAATGGCTGGATAACTTTGCTTATCATATACACCTGGAATGGTGGATTTTCTAG
- a CDS encoding ABC transporter permease: protein MNIIHITGLAIAIAAATVLFLTAMFELSFDNFHENGDRIGLIYSQSEPETGLKNNSSMPAPLTPQLKATIPSIESATRVLHGNVILKNGEKEFVSTNRFVDPDFLSIFSFPMLSGNKTSLDQLNDIVLTDAMAKNLYGKSDVIGKQVQVNNNGVWQAMTISAILKDLPANSSFEFHSLVRFENSPNYQQFKDLWDNQNHQVYVKVKAEKINDAAFVKESRAFTNQNFKINIDRLKRDGGKPNSNGDYFSLHILPLSKLHTNDFNFGESISPNFPWILLLISGLILFIASSNFINLSLANSISRNREIGTRKTLGGTTWDIVKQLWLESFILCLLSLLLGLGIASLILPEFNANMNYELQVVDLFSITNAIIFLSIFILLTLIAGGLPAWKIARTNIIESLKGASKIKSSNLRNSLTVLQFIIAITLIIATIVISSQLNYLVKKPLGFNKSEVISIPIGKGIDKEDALNRLRIALQQQPWVKSVSASDMNIGRGRDGSLQRSMFGFEHENKEIITNFMRIDYDYLKTLDIKLLEGRDFDRSFSADSNSIIINKQMAAQLGGADKILGKTIELNGKSLVIGIIDNFNFHDLKSTVEPLTISVNPNIFPVEYIFVRVETNQLGSTLEKVESIWKSINPKANNLASYLDENTQNLYQSEKTYSKIVISGTSIAIVISCLGLFALALLTINNRVKEIGIRKVLGSSVSSIIVLLSKDFVKLVLIAFFVAAPLAWWVMNNWLQTYAYRIEIQLWMFVLAAAISIVIAWSTIAWQAFRAANANPVDSLRDE, encoded by the coding sequence TTGAATATAATTCATATCACAGGATTGGCAATTGCTATAGCAGCAGCAACAGTTCTTTTTTTGACAGCAATGTTTGAACTGTCTTTTGATAATTTTCATGAGAATGGAGATAGGATTGGATTGATTTATAGTCAATCGGAACCGGAAACAGGATTAAAAAACAATTCTTCTATGCCTGCTCCCCTTACTCCACAGCTTAAAGCAACTATTCCAAGTATTGAATCGGCGACAAGGGTACTTCATGGAAATGTTATATTAAAAAATGGTGAAAAGGAATTTGTCTCAACAAATCGATTTGTAGATCCTGATTTTTTATCAATTTTCAGCTTCCCAATGCTTTCTGGGAATAAAACCTCTCTGGACCAACTTAATGATATTGTCCTTACCGACGCTATGGCAAAAAACCTCTATGGAAAAAGTGATGTCATAGGAAAACAAGTCCAGGTCAACAATAACGGTGTTTGGCAAGCGATGACAATTTCTGCAATACTAAAAGACCTCCCAGCAAACTCAAGTTTTGAATTCCATTCCTTAGTACGTTTTGAAAACTCTCCTAACTATCAACAATTTAAGGACTTGTGGGACAATCAAAATCATCAAGTTTATGTAAAAGTGAAAGCTGAAAAAATCAATGATGCTGCGTTTGTCAAAGAATCAAGAGCATTTACAAATCAGAATTTCAAGATAAATATTGATCGATTGAAACGTGATGGAGGAAAACCAAATTCTAATGGCGATTATTTTAGCCTTCATATACTCCCGCTTTCAAAACTGCACACAAACGACTTCAACTTTGGTGAAAGTATTTCCCCTAATTTCCCTTGGATTCTGCTGCTGATTTCTGGGTTGATCTTATTTATAGCTTCTTCAAACTTTATCAACCTTTCATTGGCCAATTCGATTAGCAGAAATAGAGAAATTGGAACCAGAAAAACATTAGGTGGAACAACATGGGATATTGTAAAACAACTATGGTTAGAATCATTCATATTATGTCTACTCTCTTTATTGCTCGGATTAGGAATTGCATCCTTAATACTGCCGGAATTTAATGCAAATATGAATTATGAATTGCAGGTTGTCGACTTATTTTCAATCACAAATGCCATAATTTTCTTATCTATTTTCATTTTACTGACACTAATAGCAGGAGGACTGCCAGCTTGGAAAATTGCAAGAACAAATATCATTGAATCATTAAAAGGTGCATCGAAAATTAAATCCTCAAATCTGAGAAATTCTTTAACTGTATTACAATTTATAATAGCTATTACTCTGATAATAGCAACGATTGTAATCAGTTCACAATTGAATTATTTGGTTAAAAAACCCCTTGGATTCAATAAATCTGAAGTTATCAGTATTCCAATTGGCAAAGGAATAGATAAAGAAGATGCTTTAAATCGATTGAGGATCGCACTCCAACAACAACCTTGGGTAAAATCTGTCAGCGCCTCAGATATGAATATTGGTCGTGGAAGAGATGGAAGTCTTCAACGTAGTATGTTTGGATTTGAACATGAAAATAAAGAAATCATAACAAATTTTATGCGTATTGATTATGATTACTTAAAAACCTTGGATATTAAACTATTGGAAGGACGTGATTTTGACAGATCCTTCAGTGCTGATTCTAATTCTATTATTATTAATAAACAGATGGCGGCACAATTGGGCGGGGCAGATAAAATCTTGGGAAAGACTATAGAATTAAATGGAAAATCCTTGGTAATAGGGATAATCGATAATTTCAACTTTCATGATTTAAAGAGTACAGTAGAACCACTCACTATTTCTGTAAATCCAAATATTTTCCCTGTCGAATACATCTTTGTAAGGGTAGAAACAAATCAATTAGGATCAACATTGGAAAAAGTAGAAAGTATATGGAAAAGTATCAATCCAAAGGCGAATAATTTAGCTTCCTACCTAGATGAGAATACTCAAAATCTATATCAAAGTGAAAAAACATATTCTAAAATAGTAATCAGCGGAACAAGTATAGCTATTGTAATTTCTTGCCTTGGTTTATTTGCTCTTGCTTTGTTAACAATAAATAACAGAGTTAAAGAAATAGGCATCCGTAAAGTCTTGGGTTCATCTGTCAGCAGCATCATTGTTCTGCTATCAAAAGACTTTGTTAAGCTTGTACTAATTGCATTTTTTGTTGCTGCGCCATTAGCGTGGTGGGTCATGAACAATTGGCTGCAAACTTATGCTTATAGAATAGAAATTCAATTGTGGATGTTTGTCTTGGCAGCTGCAATTTCAATAGTTATTGCCTGGTCAACAATCGCGTGGCAAGCTTTCAGAGCCGCAAATGCAAATCCAGTAGATAGCTTAAGAGATGAATAG
- a CDS encoding ABC transporter permease yields MLKNNIKIAWRNLKNQKFFSFIKIGGFAFSMAICLLIVLYIKHELSYDKFYQDSDQVFRVVGVVTRDNVIQKGVSMPAPAGPQLKQEFPEIISAGRVLSNPLFGAGSNQVTTNENPELLSEEGFCFIDQAILDIFPMETVYGSLNHALENPNTIVITKSKAEKLFKGDPTGKTIYLNNDKSNSYSITAVIEDIPTNSNFYGFDYFMTLSGHEPYPGEKLNWLASNYSTYFKVKKGTNITSLEKKITRSYIDDHYGPALKQAGMPINKEIWNSAKMTLQPLTDIHLHSKGIRDNKIENQNRGDIQMVYIFGGIALFILIIAIINFINLSTANAATRAKEVGVRKTIGSDRKSLILQFITESLLYSVISILLALIFAFLLLPYFNGIAGKNLLFPWTSWYFIPVLLTFGLFIGLISGVYPALFLSGFKPISVLKGNLNLKSKNNWFRNGLVIFQFATSIVLIIGTIVINQQVKYLLNKDLGFDKEQVLVIQGTGTLEGQQKSLKEELKNISSVSSVSITDFLPVMMDGAKRNGNALWIDGKQNEEAGIGSQNWVVDADYLPTFGIKLLEGRNFNMEMPTDSAAVVVNQRLVKELGIKNPIGAKIRNFATFTIIGVVEDFIFGNMKEDAVMPLALRIGGSPNMISVKLKTDNMEKTISEITKVWDSFSPHQKIQYSFLDEGFASLYADVQRTQSIVSTFAGFAIFIACLGLFGLAAFLTQQRTKEIGIRKVLGANLPGIVKLLSVDFIKLVFVAILIACPIGWWAMNTWLQDFSYRTNIQAWVFILAGILSLLIAFGTICYHALKIARINPVNSLKNE; encoded by the coding sequence ATGTTAAAAAACAACATAAAAATCGCTTGGAGGAACTTAAAAAATCAAAAGTTCTTTTCATTTATCAAAATTGGTGGCTTTGCTTTTAGCATGGCAATCTGCTTACTGATTGTATTATATATCAAACACGAATTGAGCTACGATAAGTTCTATCAGGATTCTGACCAGGTATTTCGCGTAGTAGGAGTCGTTACACGTGACAATGTCATTCAAAAAGGCGTTTCTATGCCCGCTCCAGCCGGTCCTCAACTTAAACAAGAGTTCCCTGAAATCATATCAGCAGGCCGTGTATTGTCAAACCCACTTTTTGGCGCCGGTAGTAATCAGGTCACAACAAATGAAAACCCCGAACTACTCAGTGAAGAAGGCTTCTGTTTTATAGATCAAGCTATCCTGGATATATTCCCAATGGAAACAGTATACGGATCCTTAAACCATGCTCTGGAGAACCCAAATACTATCGTTATTACCAAAAGTAAAGCAGAAAAATTATTTAAAGGCGACCCAACAGGGAAAACCATCTATTTAAATAATGATAAATCGAATAGTTATTCCATTACTGCAGTCATAGAGGATATTCCGACCAATTCTAATTTTTATGGATTTGATTACTTTATGACTTTAAGTGGCCATGAACCTTATCCAGGTGAAAAATTAAACTGGTTAGCCTCTAATTATTCGACCTATTTTAAAGTCAAAAAGGGAACAAATATTACTTCACTTGAAAAGAAAATAACTAGATCCTATATAGACGATCATTATGGACCGGCTCTAAAACAAGCAGGAATGCCCATCAATAAGGAAATTTGGAATTCAGCAAAAATGACCTTGCAACCTTTGACAGATATCCACTTGCATTCTAAAGGTATTCGAGACAATAAAATCGAAAACCAGAATCGCGGAGATATACAGATGGTCTATATATTCGGAGGTATTGCTTTGTTTATATTAATTATTGCAATCATCAATTTTATTAACCTTTCAACAGCAAATGCAGCAACAAGAGCAAAAGAAGTTGGGGTTAGAAAAACTATCGGGTCAGACAGAAAGTCCTTAATCCTACAGTTTATTACGGAATCCCTTTTATATTCTGTTATCTCTATTTTGTTGGCGCTAATATTTGCTTTCTTATTGCTGCCCTATTTTAATGGAATTGCAGGTAAAAACTTATTGTTCCCCTGGACAAGCTGGTATTTCATACCAGTATTACTAACATTTGGACTATTCATTGGCCTTATTTCCGGAGTTTATCCTGCACTGTTTCTATCAGGATTTAAACCAATATCTGTGCTTAAAGGGAACTTAAACCTAAAATCCAAAAACAACTGGTTCAGAAACGGGTTGGTCATATTCCAGTTTGCAACTTCTATTGTTTTGATTATTGGTACTATCGTAATCAATCAACAAGTTAAATATCTCCTAAATAAAGACTTAGGCTTCGACAAAGAACAGGTTTTGGTCATCCAGGGAACTGGTACATTAGAAGGACAGCAGAAATCATTAAAAGAAGAATTAAAAAATATTTCTTCGGTTTCATCTGTTTCAATCACGGATTTCCTACCCGTCATGATGGACGGTGCAAAAAGAAATGGAAATGCGCTATGGATCGATGGAAAACAGAATGAAGAAGCAGGGATAGGCAGTCAAAACTGGGTGGTCGATGCGGACTATTTACCAACATTTGGCATTAAGTTGCTTGAAGGAAGAAACTTTAACATGGAAATGCCAACCGATTCTGCAGCGGTAGTGGTCAATCAAAGACTTGTAAAAGAATTGGGCATTAAAAACCCTATAGGAGCCAAAATTAGAAACTTCGCAACTTTTACCATTATAGGTGTTGTCGAAGATTTTATATTCGGCAACATGAAGGAAGATGCGGTCATGCCATTGGCTTTAAGAATTGGTGGCAGTCCAAACATGATTTCAGTAAAACTGAAAACCGACAATATGGAAAAGACCATTTCAGAAATCACGAAAGTCTGGGATAGCTTCTCCCCTCACCAAAAAATTCAATATTCATTCTTGGACGAAGGATTTGCCTCCCTATATGCGGATGTGCAAAGGACCCAATCCATTGTATCAACATTTGCAGGATTTGCAATATTTATAGCATGTTTAGGACTATTCGGTCTTGCTGCATTCTTAACACAACAGAGAACAAAAGAAATCGGTATCCGAAAAGTTTTGGGAGCCAACCTCCCAGGAATTGTAAAATTACTTTCTGTAGATTTTATCAAATTGGTCTTTGTAGCAATCTTGATCGCTTGCCCCATAGGCTGGTGGGCAATGAACACATGGTTACAGGACTTCTCTTATCGAACAAATATCCAAGCATGGGTTTTTATCCTTGCAGGAATACTTAGCCTTCTAATAGCATTCGGAACAATATGTTACCACGCACTAAAAATCGCAAGAATAAATCCAGTCAATAGTTTAAAGAATGAGTAA